One window of the Coffea arabica cultivar ET-39 unplaced genomic scaffold, Coffea Arabica ET-39 HiFi ptg000062l, whole genome shotgun sequence genome contains the following:
- the LOC113735587 gene encoding uncharacterized protein: MGNAIPNRLPEATAKVILPDGTIQYYDKPLTVAELMLEYPQQVVIEYQQQRQHMIMKKPALLPADKKLEMNKVYLMLPMRRGKPAAAILSSQEARLLLLKANSILKSNSFISSTTGFLPLFARICAAGSGSELHDLQCSPPEGKKKPILSSGMDHRHHPNNNDNANNSCGRQTEEVANCKPDYFGDVLMEERPVFLSRQMSGKGGWKPSLDTITEKTVQTKLRHWLF; the protein is encoded by the coding sequence aTGGGGAATGCAATTCCAAACCGCCTTCCAGAAGCCACCGCAAAAGTTATTCTACCCGACGGTACCATTCAGTACTATGACAAACCTTTGACGGTTGCAGAGCTGATGTTGGAGTATCCTCAACAAGTGGTGATCGAGTACCAGCAGCAGCGGCAGCACATGATTATGAAGAAGCCTGCTCTGTTGCCAGCCGATAAAAAGCTGGAGATGAATAAGGTTTATCTCATGCTTCCCATGAGGAGAGGCAAACCTGCTGCTGCAATATTGTCATCCCAGGAAGCTCGCCTGCTTCTCCTCAAAGCCAACTCTATTCTGAAATCCAACTCCTTCATATCTTCTACAACTGGGTTTCTTCCGTTGTTTGCCAGGATCTGCGCAGCAGGCTCCGGATCAGAGCTGCATGATCTTCAGTGTTCACCACCGGAGGGGAAAAAGAAGCCAATACTATCATCAGGTATGGATCATCGTCATCATcctaataataatgataatgcTAATAATAGTTGCGGCAGGCAAACAGAGGAGGTGGCAAACTGCAAACCAGACTACTTCGGTGATGTATTAATGGAGGAAAGACCAGTGTTTCTGAGCAGGCAAATGTCAGGAAAAGGAGGATGGAAGCCCAGTTTAGACACCATCACGGAGAAGACCGTCCAGACAAAGCTTCGCCATTGGTTGTTTTAA
- the LOC140032784 gene encoding probable beta-D-xylosidase 2 — protein MATVVPSKTRKGTRSAACNASALSSLCCFLLIVTITIFASDGNAEGLRPAFACDARDARTKGWGFCGTNLGIAERVSDLIGRLTLQEKVRLLVNNAAEVARLGIKGYEWWSEALHGVSNVGPGTKFGGEFPAATSFPQVITTAAAFNASLWEEIGRVVSDEGRAMYNGGLGGLTYWSPNVNIFRDPRWGRGQETPGEDPVLAGKYAASYVRGLQGNLDGGRLKVAACCKHFTAYDLDNWSGVDRFHFNAKVSRQDIEDTFDVPFRSCVKEGKVASVMCSYNQVNGIPTCADPQLLRHTIRGAWRLDGYIVSDCDSVGVLYDNQHYTSTPEEAAADAIKAGLDLDCGPFLGLHTERAVQLGLLKEADINSALANTLTVQMRLGMFDGEPSKQPFGNLGPHHVCTHSHQRLALEAARQGIVLLKNRGPSLPLSPRRHRTLAVIGPNSNVTATMIGNYAGVACGYTTPLQGIGRFAKTIHQQGCAGVACSSEELFGGAIDAARQADATILVMGLDQSIEAEFRDRAGLLLPGHQQQLVTRVAAASKGPTILVLMSGGPVDVSFAKNDARIGAILWVGYPGQAGGAAIADVLFGTHNPGGKLPMTWYPQDYLSSLPMTTMDMRSDPRKGYPGRTYRFYKGPVVYPFGHGLSYTSFVHTIADAPTVVSVPVDGHRRWNTSVSSKAIKVTHARCSRLSLGVHVDVKNVGGMDGSHTLLVFSSPPGSGHWAPHKQLVAFEKVHVPARAQQRVFLKIHVCKYLSVVDRAGIRRIPMGLHSLHIGPITHSISLQAAVLGVIKS, from the exons ATGGCGACAGTGGTGCCTTCCAAAACGAGGAAAGGTACGAGGAGCGCAGCATGCAACGCCAGTGCCCTATCCTCTCTCTGCTGTTTCCTGCTCATTGTAACTATCACCATCTTTGCTAGTGATGGGAATGCTGAAGGCCTGCGTCCAGCATTCGCTTGCGACGCGAGAGACGCAAGAACCAAAGGTTGGGGGTTTTGTGGGACCAATTTGGGAATAGCAGAGAGAGTGAGTGACCTGATTGGAAGGTTGACACTGCAAGAAAAGGTTCGGCTGCTGGTGAACAATGCGGCAGAAGTGGCACGGCTGGGGATCAAAGGGTACGAGTGGTGGTCGGAGGCGCTTCACGGGGTCTCCAATGTGGGACCCGGCACCAAGTTTGGAGGAGAATTCCCCGCAGCCACCAGCTTCCCGCAGGTCATCACCACCGCAGCTGCTTTCAATGCTTCATTGTGGGAAGAAATCGGACGG GTGGTATCAGATGAGGGTCGAGCGATGTACAACGGAGGGTTGGGCGGACTGACGTACTGGAGCCCAAATGTGAACATTTTCAGAGACCCGAGGTGGGGGAGGGGGCAGGAGACTCCCGGGGAAGACCCTGTTTTGGCCGGCAAATACGCAGCAAGCTACGTGAGAGGGTTACAGGGAAATCTGGACGGCGGCCGCCTGAAGGTGGCAGCATGCTGCAAGCACTTCACTGCCTACGACCTCGACAACTGGAGTGGGGTCGATCGTTTTCACTTCAATGCCAAG GTGAGCAGGCAGGACATCGAAGACACATTCGACGTGCCATTCAGAAGCTGCGTCAAGGAAGGTAAGGTGGCAAGCGTGATGTGCTCCTACAACCAAGTCAACGGGATCCCCACCTGCGCTGACCCTCAACTTCTCCGCCACACCATTCGCGGAGCCTGGCGTCTCGATGG GTATATAGTCTCTGATTGTGACTCTGTTGGAGTTCTTTATGACAATCAACATTACACCTCAACACCTGAAGAAGCCGCGGCAGATGCCATCAAAGCAGGTCTGGACTTGGATTGCGGACCATTCTTGGGATTACACACAGAAAGGGCCGTGCAACTGGGACTGTTGAAAGAGGCGGACATCAACAGCGCCTTGGCCAACACGCTCACTGTCCAAATGAGACTGGGAATGTTCGACGGCGAGCCATCAAAGCAGCCCTTCGGTAACCTGGGCCCCCATCATGTCTGCACCCATTCTCACCAACGCCTGGCACTCGAAGCTGCTAGACAGGGAATTGTTCTTCTTAAAAACCGCGGTCCTTCCTTGCCTCTTTCCCCTCGCCGTCACCGCACCCTTGCTGTCATCGGACCTAACTCAAACGTCACTGCTACGATGATCGGGAATTATGCAG GCGTTGCATGTGGATACACAACTCCACTACAAGGAATAGGAAGGTTTGCGAAGACAATTCATCAACAGGGTTGCGCAGGCGTTGCTTGTAGCAGTGAGGAACTCTTTGGTGGTGCCATTGATGCTGCACGTCAAGCAGATGCAACCATTCTTGTAATGGGGCTAGACCAGTCGATCGAGGCGGAGTTCAGAGACAGGGCAGGGTTACTCTTGCCCGGTCATCAACAACAGCTCGTCACTAGGGTGGCTGCGGCCTCCAAGGGTCCTACCATATTGGTCTTAATGTCTGGAGGTCCTGTGGACGTGTCATTTGCCAAAAATGATGCACGAATTGGTGCAATTCTTTGGGTAGGCTACCCTGGCCAAGCTGGAGGAGCTGCAATTGCCGACGTCCTGTTTGGAACCCATAACCCAG GAGGAAAGTTGCCAATGACATGGTACCCGCAAGATTACCTTTCTAGTTTGCCCATGACAACAATGGACATGAGATCCGACCCACGTAAAGGCTATCCAGGCAGGACCTACAGATTTTATAAAGGCCCGGTGGTTTATCCATTTGGGCACGGCCTGAGCTACACCAGCTTTGTCCACACAATTGCTGACGCTCCCACCGTAGTTTCAGTTCCGGTTGACGGCCACCGCAGATGGAACACCAGTGTGTCAAGCAAAGCCATCAAGGTCACGCATGCCAGATGCAGCAGGCTCTCGCTTGGGGTACACGTTGATGTGAAGAACGTTGGTGGGATGGATGGTTCCCACACATTGCTTGTGTTCTCGTCCCCGCCTGGTAGTGGTCATTGGGCTCCCCACAAGCAATTAGTTGCCTTTGAGAAAGTGCACGTACCAGCAAGGGCACAGCAGCGGGTGTTTCTGAAGATTCACGTCTGCAAGTACCTGAGCGTGGTGGATAGAGCCGGAATTCGAAGAATTCCCATGGGCCTGCACAGTCTCCATATTGGTCCCATTACCCATTCCATTTCTCTCCAGGCAGCAGTCCTAGGCGTCATTAAATCCTAG
- the LOC113735564 gene encoding uncharacterized protein, with translation MGWMSRFLAAVTFLAVGVIFSPETFGSTSPQDGQQHHLPKLLSFLKLAHLLCFSTAWGAALWVTFIGGIIMFKNLPRHQFGNLQSKMFPAYFSMVGVCCAVCVASFAYLHPWKTASMAHKYQLGFLLAAFAFNLTNLLVFTPMTIEMMKQRHKIEREAQIGEEVGWTKNQEVAKANPKLAAMNKKFGMIHGLSSLANIMSFGSLAMHSWYLSGKISF, from the exons ATGGGTTGGATGAGCAGATTCCTAGCTGCAGTGACGTTCTTGGCCGTCGGGGTGATATTCTCCCCTGAAACCTTCGGATCAACATCCCCCCAGGATGGCCAGCAGCACCATCTTCCAAAGCTTCTTTCCTTCCTCAAACTCGCCCACCTCCTCTGCTTCTCCACTGCCTGGGGGGCTGCCCTCTGGGTCACCTTCATCGGCGGCATCATTATGTTCAA GAATCTGCCTAGGCATCAATTCGGGAATCTGCAGAGCAAGATGTTCCCTGCCTACTTCTCCATGGTCGGGGTGTGTTGTGCGGTCTGCGTGGCGTCCTTTGCCTACCTGCATCCCTGGAAGACTGCCTCCATGGCTCATAAATACCAACTCGGCTTTCTCCTAGCTGCTTTCGCTTTCAACCTCACCAATCTTCTTGTCTTTACTCCCATGACCATCGAG ATGATGAAACAAAGGCACAAGATAGAAAGAGAAGCACAAATTGGGGAAGAAGTTGGGTGGACGAAGAATCAAGAAGTTGCAAAGGCAAATCCAAAGCTTGCTGCCATGAATAAGAAGTTCGGCATGATTCATGGACTGTCTTCTCTTGCTAATATAATGTCTTTTGGGAGTCTTGCCATGCATTCCTGGTATCTGTCTGGTAAGATCAGTTTTTAG
- the LOC113735571 gene encoding uncharacterized protein, with translation MAVAAPSLTSASSSIAGDNRKHWWVTNKKIVDKYLKDAKVLLGTRQDQSEILSALNLLDAALELSPRLDLALHLKARSLLYLRRFRDVADMLQDYIPSLKMLSDDSSSDNSSSSSSAHLSRERVKLLSSDRQDQEPTFKCFSVSDLKKKVMAGLTKNCEKEGQWRYLVLGQACCHLGLMEDAMVLLQTWKRLATAAFRRQSICWSDDSFFFREFPTSADLPAPINQPTTPPKTESESISHLLSHIKLLLRRKTAAIAALDAGLYSEAIRHFSKIVDGRRGAPQAFLAECYMHRASAYRSAGRIAEAIADCNKTLALEPSCIEALTTRAALFETIRCLPDSLHDLEHLKLLYNSILRDRKLPGPAWKRQNVQYREIPGKLCSLATKIQELKQRVASGETGNVDYYALIGLRRGCSRSELERAHLLLTLRHKPDKSSSFIDRCEFGDERDMESIRDRARISALLLYRLIQKGYTSVMTAIMDEEASEMQRKKAAAALQAAQSLQLQQAREQSKIVETFNSASTAKEVCKGDNGSRLESKGGSNAAASCSAFQGVFCRDLAVVGNLLSQVGFNRPIPVKYEALSC, from the exons ATGGCCGTCGCAGCACCATCCCTGACCTCCGCCTCCTCCTCCATCGCCGGAGATAATAGGAAGCACTGGTGGGTCACCAACAAGAAG ATTGTAGACAAGTATTTGAAGGATGCCAAGGTTCTGCTGGGAACTAGGCAAGACCAATCCGAGATCCTCTCGGCTCTCAACCTTCTGGACGCTGCTTTGGAACTCTCCCCTCGTCTCGACCTAGCCCTCCACTTGAAGGCTAGGTCTTTGCTTTATCTCCGCCGTTTCAGGGACGTCGCCGATATGCTTCAGGACTACATTCCCAGCCTCAAGATGCTCTCCGACGACTCCTCTTCCGAtaactcctcctcctcctcctccgcccACTTATCCAGAGAGCGGGTCAAGCTTCTATCATCCGACCGGCAGGACCAAGAGCCTACCTTTAAATGCTTTTCCGTCTCCGATTTGAAGAAGAAGGTCATGGCTGGCCTCACTAAAAACTGCGAAAAGGAAGGCCAGTGGAG GTACTTGGTGTTGGGTCAAGCATGTTGCCATTTGGGCCTAATGGAGGACGCCATGGTTCTCCTCCAGACTTGGAAGCGCCTGGCTACTGCAGCTTTCCGCCGTCAGAGTATCTGTTGGTCCGACGATAGTTTTTTCTTTCGCGAATTCCCAACCTCAGCTGACCTTCCCGCTCCCATTAACCAGCCGACTACGCCTCCCAAGACTGAGTCTGAGAGCATTTCCCATCTCCTTAGCCATATCAAACTCCTCCTCCGCCGCAAGACGGCCGCCATTGCAGCCCTTGACGCTGGGCTTTACTCTGAAGCCATCCGGCATTTCTCCAAGATCGTTGATGGGCGTCGCGGGGCCCCACAGGCCTTCCTTGCTGAATGCTACATGCACCGAGCCTCAGCTTATCGATCTGCAGGTAGAATTGCCGAGGCAATTGCAGACTGCAATAAAACTCTGGCGTTGGAGCCCTCTTGCATTGAGGCATTGACCACTCGAGCTGCTCTTTTTGAAACCATTCGATGCCTCCCTGATTCCCTTCACGATCTGGAGCATCTTAAACTCCTGTACAATTCCATTTTACGGGACAGAAAGCTGCCCGGACCTGCATGGAAACGTCAGAATGTGCAATATAGAGAAATCCCAGGGAAGTTGTGTTCATTGGCAACTAAAATCCAGGAGTTGAAGCAGAGGGTTGCCTCGGGAGAGACGGGGAATGTAGATTATTACGCTCTGATTGGTTTGAGACGGGGTTGCTCCAGATCAGAGTTGGAGAGAGCCCATTTGCTTCTTACCCTTAGACACAAGCCTGATAAGTCTTCCAGTTTCATTGACAGATGTGAGTTTGGGGACGAGCGTGACATGGAATCTATTCGGGATAGAGCAAGAATATCGGCATTGTTATTGTATAGATTGATTCAGAAGGGGTATACCAGCGTAATGACAGCAATTATGGATGAAGAGGCATCGGAGATGCAGCGGAAGAAGGCTGCTGCTGCATTGCAAGCTGCACAATCATTGCAGCTTCAACAAGCTCGTGAACAGTCCAAGATTGTGGAAACGTTCAACTCTGCGTCAACTGCCAAGGAGGTGTGCAAGGGTGATAACGGTAGTAGGCTCGAGAGTAAGGGTGGTTCAAATGCGGCAGCATCTTGTTCGGCATTTCAAGGAGTATTCTGCAGGGACCTTGCTGTTGTTGGGAATTTGCTTTCTCAAGTGGGATTTAATCGTCCAATTCCAGTGAAATACGAGGCTTTAAGCTGTTGA